Part of the Helicobacter sp. 12S02232-10 genome, ATCTCAAAACCACAGAAGCTTTGGACACCCTATCAATTACACCAAAGATAGGATTATTGATTATTTTATGCATTTAGGCTATGAATTATGCATAGGACCTTTAGTGGAGGATGATTTTCATAATTTTAGTGCGCTCAATCTCCCTGAATACCATCCGGCAAGAGATATGCAAGATACATTTTATTTCAAAGACTCAATGCTCTTGCGTACCCACACTTCACCTGTCCAAATCCGCACAATGCAAACCCAAACACCTCCTATCAAAATGATTTGTCCAGGTCCGACTTTTAGGCGTGATTATGACCTTACCCATACTCCAATGTTTCATCAAGTCGAAGGGCTTGTTGTAGATAATGGAAACAAGGCAAGTTTTGCAAACTTAAAATATACTCTAGAAGATTTTTTAAAACATATATTCGGGGATGTTAAAGTCAGATTCCGCTCAAGCTTTTTCCCTTTTACAGAACCAAGCGCTGAAGCTGATATCAGTTGCGTATTTTGCAAAGGCAAAGGTTGTAGAGTATGTTCTGATACTGGTTGGCTTGAAGTGCTTGGATGTGGGGTTGTAGATGAATACGTATTTGAGGCAGTCGGTTATCAAAATGTGAGCGGCTACGCTTTTGGAATGGGTATTGAAAGACTTGCAATGCTGACTTGCGGGGTTAATGATTTGCGAAGCTTTTTTGAAACAGATTTAAGAGTATTGGAGCAATTTTAATGATAGTTACAAGCCATTTATTATCTAAATTTATCAACCTATCCAACACCGATATTCAAAAGCTTTGTGACGACTTAAGCAATATCGGATTAGAAGTGGAGTCTTGCAAAAAAATCAGTTTGCCCCAAAAAATCGTCGTGGGAAAAATCATTGACAAAAAACCTCATCCTGATGCTGATAAACTCAATGTCTGTCAAGTTGATATCGGCACTGAAGTACTTCAGATCGTATGCGGAGCAAAAAATGTCGCCAAAGACCAATATGTTCCGGTTGCACTGCAAGGTGCCGTACTTCCTCACGGTAAAGGTGGAAATCTCACAATCGCTAAAACAAACCTCAGAGGAGTAGAAAGTTTTGGAATGATTTGTTCAAGTACAGAACTTGGACTTCCCAAAATCAATGATGGGATTATGGTTTTAGATGCCAGTATTGGAAAGCTTGAACTCGGAGTCGAACTTGGAACCTACCCGATATTTAATGCTAAAGTCATTGAAATTTCCTTAACTCCCAACAGAGGGGATTGCCTATGCATACTTGGAATTGCTAGAGAGATTAGCTGCATTCTTGATCTGCCCATCAATGATTGCAAAGAAATTGATTCAGGTGTCGCATTAGGTGTCGGGCGTATATTGCAAGTTTTTACCGAAGGAAAAATTCAATCTTCACTACTCTATAAGGTCATAGAGGTCAAACAAATACAAACTCCTCTTGAAATCCAACTATCTTTGGCACTAAATGGAACCCTCAGTGAAGATCCGATTCAAAATCTCATTGAATTCAGTACCTATATGACAGGAGTGATTTTAAATGCTTACGCTATAGACAACCTTGAAATCACTTCTCGAACAAAGAAAACAGAGATATCTTTAACCATTAAAAAAGATGAAAATGGATTTGAAAGTATTTTTACAGATAAAAAAATCTCAATTATCGGCATTGGGAATCAAATCCACCAAGATTTCAACATATTTCCCAAAACAATCATCATAGAAGCAAGCTATATCAATCCAGTTGTCATCTCAAAACTACTCCATAAACATCCGATAAAACAAAATAAATCTTTGACTTATCGCACTACAAGAGGCAGTAATCCCCAGCTTGAAACAGGTATCAATTGCCTGTGTAAAATATTTTCGGATTTTACAAAATGCCTGATTTATTCAGGAAGTCAAGAAATCAAACAAAACTACGAAGACACGGTTATCAACACTACTTTTAGCGCGATTTCAAACATCATTGGAAAATCTATTGAAAAAGAGGAAATAGCTAGAATCCTTAAAAATCTCAACTTCACTATCAAAGCAACTTGTGATGATAATTTTTTTACCATTATCCCCCCGAGTTACCGTCACGATATTAAAACAAAACAAGACGCTGCTGAAGAATTTTTACGGATATATGGGATTGAAAACATTCCTTCAATTCCACATAATTCCAATGATAAAGTAAATTCAAATCTCAGGTATATGCAATATAAAAATCAAAGAAATCTAGCTTCTAGAGCTCTAGCAATGGGATTTATCGAAACAATGCATTATCTTTTTTATCAAAAAGAAAGGCTTGAAGATCTTGGCTATCAGGTTTTAAAAGATGCGCTTGATCTGAAAAATCCCATAACTTCTGAACTCAACACCTTGCGAACTTCTTTGATACCTGCAATGCTTGATTCCATCCAAAGGAATAAAAATTTCGGTTATAAAAGTATGAAAATCTTTGAAATGGGCAGCGTTTATGATGAAAACAGACAAGAAAAAACAAAAATTGCCTTTATGGTCAATGGACTCAAAGAAAATGAAATCTACCCATATCCAAAAGGTTCTCAATGGGATTTTTACAAATTTGCCCAAACGATATCAAATATTATCGGATCTTTTGAACTCGCGCCCTTATCACAAAAAGATTTAAACAAAACTCTTCATCCCTTTCAGAGTGCAGCAATGTGTATCAATGGAGAAAAAATAGGCATTATAAGCAAACTAAACCCGATCCTTGAGAAAGAAATGGATATTTATGAGGGTTTTTATTGCGAAATAGATCTAGATGCATTGGAGCAAAAACACATTATTGCTAAGGAATTTTCCAAATATCCCCTAAGTTTTAGAGATCTTACTATACTCATAGATGAAGAAATTCCTTTTGCAAAAATAAAAAATAAAATCCTAAGTGCCAATATTTTAAACCTCAAAAATATTTATCCCTTAGATCTTTACAAAAGCGATTCAAATAAAAATCAAATTGCCCTCAGTATTCGAATGTTTATCCAATCAATGCAAAATACGCTTACAGAAGAAGATTTAACCTGTGTTGTCGAAGAAGTTTTAAAAATATTAAAAGATCAATTCAATGCAATGCTTAAGGAATCATAATGAGAGAAATCTGCATCGCCCCCGCTCAAAAATTTGAAATTGAAATCAGTGACATCGCCACAGATAAATCCATTTCCCATCGATGCGCCATTTTAAGCCTGCTTTGTGCTAAACCTTCGCGTATTCAAAACTACCTTTTGGCAGAAGATACGCTTAATACCTTAAAAATTGCACAACAACTGGGTTTAAAAGTCGAGAATCAAAATCACAATACAATGAAATTCATTCCCCCATCTCAAGGTTTGCAAGAACCTCAAGATATATTAGATTGCGGGAATGCTGGGACTGCAATTCGTCTTTATACGGGATTATTGAGTGCTCAAAAAGGGTATTTTGTACTTACAGGAGACAAATATCTCAAAGCACGTCCGATGAAACGCGTGATCGAACCTTTAAAAAATATAGGAGCTGCAATCTATGCTAGAGAACAAGACTCCTTTGCTCCCATCACAATCATAGGAAAAAAACTAAAACATTTTTCTTATAAAAGCCCTATTTCATCAGCCCAAGTCAAAAGTGCTATGATTTTAGCCGCACTGGGGGGCGAAAATATATCGACTTACTCAGAACCTGCTTTAAGCCGAGACCACACTGAAAATATGCTCAAAGGAATGGGTGCAACCATTACAAGCGTCTCTAATTCGATTGAAATAACACCTCTTTCTCATCCTCTCGCTCCCATCGACATCAATATTCCCTGCGACCCCTCAAGCGCTTTTTTCTTTGCTCTTGCTGCTGCTATTATCCCAGAAAGTAAAGTATTACTTAAAAATGTTTTATTAAACCCAACTAGAATAGAAGCTTTTGAAATTCTTAAAAAAATGGGGACAAAGATAGAATACAAGACCACCAATGAAGAATATGAAACTATTGGCGATATTTATGTAGAACAAAAACCCCTCCAAGCTGTGACAATCAACGAAAATATTTCTTGGCTCATTGATGAATTGCCCGCACTTGCTGTTGCAATGGCAATGGCAAAAGGAAAAAGCGAAGTCAAGAATGCCAAAGAATTGCGTGTAAAAGAATCAGATAGAATCCATTCAGTTATCTCCAACCTGACTAAAATGGGAATTATTTGCGAAGAATATGAAGATGGCTATGCTATTTATGGGGGTGAGCTTAAAAATACTTCTATAGAAAGTTTTGGGGATCACAGAATTGCAATGAGCTTTTCCATTGCTGCACTCGTATGTGGCGGACAGATAAAAAATTCAGATTGTATTGATGTTTCATTTCCAAATTTCTTAGATATTCTTAAAAACATTACAAAAGTCCGAAATTTAGATTAAGGATAAATACAATGAAAATAAAAATGGCCAAAAATTATGGCTTTTGCTTTGGTGTAAAACGCGCCATCCAAATTGCAGAAAAAACAAAAGATAGCGTTACATTGGGATCTTTAATCCATAATCCAAAAGAAATTTCAAGACTTCAATTGAAGTTTGGCGTTAAAGTTGAAGAAAATACACAAGCCATCAGCAATGGTCAAAATGTTATCATCAGGACACACGGTATCCCTAAAACCGATTTGGAATATTTGAGGAGTCAAGACATACAAATCACAGATGCTACCTGTCCTTATGTAACCAAACCCCAGCAAATTGTTGAATCTATGAGTAAAGAAGGGTATCAGATTATTATTTTCGGAGATAAAACCCATCCTGAAGTCAAAGGTGTGATGAGTTACTCAACAACCAAACCCCTTGTCATCAGCTCTTTGGAAGTACTAAAAAAAGCAAATGTCAAAAAAAAAGTCGCCTTAGTATCTCAAACCACTAAACAAGCTCAAAACTTACTTCAAATTGCTTCTTACCTCATCACACATTGTTATGAAACTAGGGTTTTTAATACAATCTGCAATGCCACATTTGATAATCAAGAATCTGCTAGAGAACTTAGCAAGGAAGTGGATATTATGATCATCATAGGGGGTAAAACATCTTCAAATACCAAACAACTTCTCAATATAGCCCAACAAAATTGCCCCGATAGTTATTTGGTCGAAGATGAAAATGATTTGCAGCACGAATGGTTCTTGGGCAAACATTTATGTGGAATTACTGCAGGAGCTTCAACTCCTGATTGGATCATAGATAAAGTAAAAGAAAAAATCCTATCCATCTGAATAAAGTTTAAAAATCTAATGCAAAATTTATGCCTTTAAAAGGAAACAAAAGCTAAAATACAAAAAAATTAAATTTTAAAGGCAGCAGATGAAAGTGGTTTTAGAAAATCTGGAAGACTTCGATGAAGGCGAAGACTTTGCAAAACTTTTAGAAGAAAGTGAAAAATCCTACGAAAATGGCGTCATCAAAGAAGGTGTAATCGTATCCATAAACAATGAATACGCAATGATAGATGTAGGAGAAAAGATTGAAGGCAGATTGAATCTTTTTGAGATAAAAGATGAGAATGGCACTCTTGTGTTTAAAGAAGGTGATAAAATCCAAGTTTATGTGTCTCAAGGAAGAGGTGAAAGACCTAGTGTTTCTTACAAAAAAGCCATCCACAACAAAAAAATGCAAGAAAAAATCAAAGAATTGGGCGAAGATTACAAAGACAAAATTATCGAAGGCAAAATCATTAAGAAAAACAAGGGAGGCTACATCGTAGAATCTGAAGGGATAGAATACTTTATGCCTAAATTTAATTCGTCTTTAAGAGATGATGCAAAAAATATCGACAAAAGGATTAAAGCTTGTATTGTTAATATACGACCCGAAGATAATTCAATCATCATATCTAGAAAAAGATTTTTTGAGCTAGATGATAAAAATCAATCCGAAGGAGCCAAAAAACTTGTAGAGTCAGGCGCAATCTATGAAGGAGTGGTTAAAAATATCACTACATTCGGAATGTTTGTCGAAGTACAAGGCGTTGAAGGTCTTGTCCATTATACAGAAATTAGCCACAAAGGACCCATAAATCCAGCCAAACATTACAAAGAAGGCGATCAAGTTCAAGTTAAAGCAATTTCTTATGATGAAGCAAAAAAACGTCTTTCTCTTTCGATTAAAGCCATTGGGGAAGATCCTTGGAAAGAAATCCAAAAAGAGCTTAAAACAGGTTATGCTATCAAGGTAATTGTAAGCAATATTGAACCCTACGGAGCATTTGTTGATATCGGTAATGACATTGAAGGATTTTTACATATTTCTGAAATTTCTTGGGATAAGGATATTAAACATCCAGGAGATTATCTCAAAGTCGGTCAAGAAATTGATGTAGAAGTGATAGAAATTGACTCACAAAATAGACGCCTACGTGTTTCTCTAAAAAAATTACTGGATAAACCCTTTAATGATTTTGCAAAAAATTACCGAGTTGGAGATGTGATTAAAGGCAAAATCGCCACTTTAACAGATTTTGGCGCATTTGTAAATTTCGGTGGTGTAGATGGTCTTTTGCACAATGAAGATGCTTTTTGGGATAAAAACCAAAAATGTAAAGACCAACTCAAAGTCGGCGATGAAATTGAAGTAAAAATTATTAAAATAGATAAAGAAAGCGAAAGAATATCCCTAAGCATCAAAGACTTTACCCAATCTCCTGCTGAAGAATTCGCTCAAAAATACGATGTTGATGATATTGTAAAGGGCAATGTTATTGACATTAAAGATTTTGGTGTCTTTATCAAAATTGACAATATGGACGCACTCATTAAAACTGAGGATCTTTCTCCTTTGAAAAAAGAAGAAATCAAAATCGGGGATGAAATTCAAGGTGTTGTTGCCCATATCGACAAAGCCAATAACAAAGTGCGTGTTTCCGTCAAAAGACTTGAGCGCAAAAAAGAAAAAGAAGATCTCAAAGCTTTTAATTCTGATGACGACAAAATGACACTGGGCGACCTCATCAAGGATAGGATATAAACTAATTTTTGACAATGAAAGCAAAATTACTATTTGGATTTCTTTTAATAGTTATTTTTGCTTTATCTGTTTATATACTCTTTTTTTACTACACCTCCATTCCAAAAGATACATTTAACATCAATCATAATGAATCTGCCGTTGAAAAAAATAAAATTCAGGGCGAAACTTTATGGCTGCAATCACTTTTAACAAAATCTCAAAACTATTCTTATCCTGCTACTGAGATCAAAATTGGAGTTAATTTCAGATCCCCGAATGAAAAAATCAATCCCACAAAATTAGTCATTCAACATCTTGATAATTACAAATTTTTTTGTTTAAATGAGGTTTTAAAACAAGAAAAAATAGAATTTGCTTACTATCAAACCGGCAATTCGATTGACATCGTCATTTTTCTCCCAAACGATTCTAGAAAAAAACAAATCATAGAAGATCTTAAGCATTATGAGATACAATATAAGGCTCAATAGTTGTAGGAGAATGATATGCATAAAATAATAGTTTGTGACCATATTCATCAAAAAGGTCTTGATCTACTCACAAATCAAGATGATATCCAAATGGAGAATCTTGCTCACCTTCAAAAAGACGAACTTCTCAAGCTTTTAAAAGACGCAGATGTCATCATTACTAGAAGTTCAACAAACGTCGATGAAAAACTCTTGACTTGTGCTAAAAATTTAAAAGCTATTATCAGAGCAGGCGTTGGTGTAGATAATGTCGATATTGATAGTTGTTCTCGAAAAGGCATTGTAGTGATGAATGTCCCTACAGCTAATACAATCGCAGCAGTCGAACTTACTATGGCACACATTATCAATGCGGTTAGAAATTTTCCTGGAGCTGATGCACAACTTCGCATTCAAAAAAAATGGAAACGCGAAGATTGGTATGGCACTGAACTTAAAGGAAAAAAAATAGGTATCATCGGATTTGGCAATATAGGCTCCCGAGTGGGCATCAGGGCAAAAGCCTTTGAAATGGAAGTAATCACTTATGATCCTTATATTTTTGCTTCAAAAGCAACCGATATGGGCATAGCTTATACAGAAAATTTTGAAGACATTCTAAAATGTGACATCATAACAATCCACACCCCTAAAAACGAAGAAACCAAAAATATGATCACTGCTAAAGAGATAAAACAAATGAAAGAGGGTGTTATTTTAATCAATTGTGCCAGAGGAGGCTTATACAATGAAGATGATCTCTACGATGCGTTAAAAAGCCATAAAATCCGCTGGGCAGGTATTGATGTATTCAATAAAGAACCCGGCACGGATAACAAATTATTAGATTTGGACAATGTTTATGTGACTCCCCATATTGGTGCTAATACACTTGAATCTCAAGAACAAATCGCCCTTCAAGCTGCTCAAGCAGCATTGGAGGCTGCTAGAGGAGCAAATTATCCCAATGCCTTGAATTTGCCCGTCAAAGAAGCAGATCTACCCAAATCTGTGAAAGCTTATTTGGAGCTTACTCAAAAATTGGGATTTTTCTGTGCTCAAGCAAACAAAGGAGCTATTACATCGGTTCATTTAAATCTTGAAGGCGAAATTGGTAAATATGCCGACTCCCTAATGGCTTTTGCTTTAGTAGGTGTCCTCAAATCATCACTTGGAGATAAAATCAATTATATCAACGCTCAATTCATAGCCAAAGAACGCGGGATTGAGATGTCGGTCAAAACGAAAAAAAATTCCAATTCTTATAAAAATCTCGTCACAATCAGCCTAGCAACTGCACAAGAGTCTTTGAGTGCAAGTGGAACCGTTTTTGAAGAAGATATTATCAAACTCACTGACATCAATGGTTTCAACATTGATATTGAACCTAAAGGCAGAATGATACTTTTTAAAAATACTGATATTCCTGGAGTGATTGGGAATGTAGGTAATATCCTTGGTAAGCATAGCATTAATATTGCTGACTTTAGACTCAGTAGAAATTCCAATAAAGAAGCTTTGGCACTGATTGTTCTTGATAGCCAAATTTCTGAAAACGTTATTCAAGAACTTAGGGGCATTCCCGCCTGTATCAGCATTAGAAATGTCACTATCTAAAGAATCAGACTACATAAAGCCCAAATAATGGGCTTCAGATATTTGTTTTAAAATCTTTTACGATACTGCACGCTCATCACGCTATTATTCACACCGCTGTAAGTAATATCAAAATACTCTGGCAACGCCTTTAAAACATCTCCCCACCCATCTCTGCCATAAGAAGAAGCTGTCTTGAAATAATTATTTTTTATCCAAAGTCCTACTCTTGAGACAAGTGACTTACCATCATCACCAGCGGTAGATTCCACAGCATCTTTGAGCAATTTAATTAAAATTCTATCTTTTGAAAGCTGGGGATCCATAGGCTGAGCGATTCCTAATTCTTCAAAGCTTGTAAATGCCTTACGAAAATCCTCTCTGGCTTTCTTTTCTCCAAATCCAATAGCAGGGATTCCCTTAGTTCTAATCTCTTGTGCTAAAGGAGCAAAATCACTATCGCTAGTCGCCAAAGCAATGCATTCCATCACGCCTGAATACAACGTATTGATAACATCAATCGTGATTTTGATATCTGAAGAATTTTTTCCCGACTTCCCTCCCTCTCCGTTACGATTCCCTGTGATGATATGGATTGGCTCGATGGAGTATTTTATTAAAGACTCCTCCCAACGCTTTATTCCTGCACTTCTCCAATCACCATAAGCTTTTTTAACGCAGACTTCTCCAACTTCAGCAAGCCTCTCCATAATATCATCAATGAGCTTATAGCTTACATTTTCACAATCAATAAACAAGGCTACTTTTTTTCTTTCTTTTTCTATAATATTCATACATCCTCCATCTTTTGGCACTTCAAATCTTTACAATAAAAATTTTTGCTTTACACTCAAATGGCTCTAAAAAATTACATAACTCCCATTAGGATAAAATACAAAAATTATATGCCTAATATCTTATCCAAATGAGATATATCACACTTTGTAAGATGCTGCTTTATTCTCTAAAAAAGAAGTTTTATAAAAAGGTGCCGCCTTATAACCACAGCCCAATATCATAAACAACAAATATGCTAAAATCACAATATGAAAAGTTCTCAAGATATTATCTCCATCATTAAAAATCGACCGCATTTTAAAAAACTACAAAAGTTTGCAGAATTAGACAAACTCAAGCTTTTTGTGCCTCTTGAAATGCGCAAAGCAATCCTATATATCACACACCGCACAATACACGAAAACAATAAACCACCTTTTATGCTCCTCTTTGCCTTTAACCATCCCAGCTTTGTCAATGAATTTAATCATTATAATCCCGAACGCATAAGAGAGAGTTTAAAAACTCATCAAAATCTTTTTCCAAATTTATACGCTGCAATCAGAGAGAGTTTAAAAACTCATCAAAATCTTTTTCCAAATTTATATATCAATGTATCGGATTTGCGTGCCATTGTCGGCATTCAAGCATTTGTTCCAAAAAATATTCTCAACCTCTATAAGCAACCCATAATGATTGAAAATAATTTCTTCTATCAAGAACATTCAAGGGGAAATTTTGAAAACTTAGCCTCCGATCAATCTTTAAGAGAACAATTTGAATCCATTAGAAAAATCATTCTGAAAAATTTGGAAAAAAACAATGAACATTTCGCTTATTGAAAGAATTGGAAACCTCCCTACAAGTAGTGGCGTATATCAGTATTACGATCACAAAAACAGACTTCTTTACATTGGAAAAGCCAAAAATTTAAAAAACCGCATTAAGAGCTACTTTAAAATCTTAGACAAAAAGGTTTTTCCAAATCCAAACACAAGCCATAGAATTCAAATGATGGTTTCTCAGATCGCTTCCATACAAATAATGTTGGTTAAAAACGAGCAAGACGCACTGATTCTTGAAAACTCTTTAATCAAACAACTCAAACCAAAATACAACATCCTTTTGCGTGATGATAAAACCTATCCCTACATTTACATCGATATGTCCGAAGACTTTCCGACTCCTGCCATCACAAGAAAAATCATCAAAAAAAAGACGATCAAGTATTTTGGACCCTATACAACAGGCTCCAAAGAAACACTTGAAAGTCTGTATGAACTCCTTCCTTTAGTGCAGAAAAAAAATTGCGCCAAAGGTAAAAAAGCCTGCCTGTTCTATCAAATCAAACGTTGTCCTGCCCCCTGTGAGGGAAAAATTACTCCCGAAGCTTACCAAGCTACCATCAATGAGGCAATTTCAATTATCCAAAACAAACACAAACTAATTGCTTCACTCGAATCAAAAATGCTATTTTTCTCTAAAATGATGCGGTTTGAAGAAGCTACGATTTATCGGGATAGAATAAAAAAATTAAAAGGTATCGAAAATTTTTCAAGCATTGATTTGAAAAAACTCTACAATATGGATATTTTTGCCCTCTCTGTTGAAGGAAAAAATGCTATTTTAATCAAGCTTTTTATGCGTGATGGCAAAATTGTATCTGCAAATTTTGAACATATCAAATCTGAATGTGGTTTTGATGAAAATGCCATCTATAAACAAGCCATCATCAACCATTACCAAGAAGAAATTCCCCTCCCCCCTGATCAAATCCTACTTCCCTGCATTGAAACCCAAGAAGATATTTTAGAGTTACAAAACTTTCTCTATGATCATTGCGCCAAAAAAATTCAAATTCTTCTCCCTCAAAAAGGTGAAAAAAAAGACCTCATAGATCTTGCTTTTAAAAATGCTAATGAAATACTCAGACTCCAAAGCAATAGGAGTTATGCTGAAGATATGCTACTCAATGATCTGAAAGATTTATTTGAACTTTCTTCAATTCCTTTTAGGATCGAAATTTTTGACACTAGCCATCACGGAGGAACTAATACCGTGGGGGGAATGGTGGTGTATGAAAATACCGATTTTGTCAAAGATGCTTATAGGCGATATACCTTAAATGGAAAAGATGAATATTCCCAAATGAATGAAATGCTTACCCGCAGAGCCAACGATTTTTCTTCAAATCCCCCACCTCATCTTTGGATAATTGATGGGGGCAAAGCCCAAATCAATCTTGCTAGAGATATTCTTGAAAGTAGCGCTGCTAACGTTGAAGTCATTGGTATTGCCAAAGAAAAGATTGATTCTAAGGCACATAGAGCTAAAGGAAGCGCTAAGGACACTTTATACACACTCAAAACCTCCATTTCTCTAAAACCAAGTGACAAAAGATTGCAATTCCTCCAAAAACTTCGGGATGAGGCTCATCGCTATGCCATTTCTTATCATAGGCAAAAAAAACAAAAAGAAATGCACAAAGTCTCACTTTTGGAACAAAAAGGTATCGGAAAAGCAAGCGTAAAAAAATTATTAGATTATTTTGGAAGCTTTGAAGCTATTGAAAATGCGACGCCTCAAGAAATTAAGCAAATTTTAAGTAAAAGAATTTTATCGGACTAAATTTTTCTAAACACCTCGCATTGAAAAACTTCATAAAATCTTGTAAAATCAACAATCTAAACGCTCACCAAAATTATTATCTTTCAAAAGGCTTAAGCATATGGTCAAAAATCTGAATATCGGTGTTATTGGAGTTGGAACCGTTGGAGCAAGTGTAATTAAAATCTTAGAAGAAAATAAAGAGGTAATTTGCGCTCGAGCTGGGGTTGATATCAAGGTCAAAAAAGGGGTTGTCAAAAATCTAAATAAATCTAGAAGTGTATCTATTCCCCTAAGCACCGATATAGAAGATATTATCAATGACAAAGAAATTGATGTCGTCGTTGAATTGATGGGTGGAATTAATGAAGCCTATGAGGTAGCTAAAAAAACACTCCAAAACAAAAAAGCGCTAGTTACAGCAAACAAAGCAATGCTTGCCTATCATCGTTATGAACTCCAACAAATTGCAGGCAATATCCCCATAGGATTTGAAGCAAGCGTGTGTGGTGGAATCCCAATTATCAAAGCTCTCAAGGATGGATTGAGTGCTAATCACATTCTTTCTTTAAGAGGCATTTTAAATGGAACAAGTAATTATATTCTCACACAGATGATTCAAAATAATCAAGATTTCTGCAGTGCGCTTCAACTTGCCCAACACTTAGGCTATGCCGAAGCCGATCCATCATTAGACATCAATGGAGGAGATGCGGGGCATAAGCTTTTAATCTTGGCTTCTTTGGCTTATGGAATTGATGCAAAACCTCAAGATATTCTGATTGAAGGCATAGAGTCTATCAATGGCGATGACATTGAATTTGCCAATGAATTTGGGTATGCCATCAAGCTTCTTGGTATTGCTAAAAAACAAAATAATGAAATTGAATTACGCGTCCATCCTGCAATGATTGATAAAAACAAAATGATAGCCAAAGTCGAAGGGGTAATGAATGGTATCAGCGTGATTGGGGATCGAGTCGGAGAAACGCTTTATTACGGGGCAGGAGCTGGAGGAGAAGCAACAGCAAGCGCCGTTATTAGCGATTTAATTGAAATTGCAAGAGGGAAGAGTTCTTTGATGTTAGGCTTTGAACGCTCACCTCAAATCAATCTCAAACCCAAAGAAAATATTCAAAGTCGTTACTATTTCAGACTTTCAGTTGATGATAAATCAGGTGTATTAGCTCAAATCACATCCATCCTCACTCAAAACGATATTTCCATTAGTACTTTTTTACAAAAAGAAATCAAACAAAAAAATATTGCAAAAATCCTCT contains:
- a CDS encoding homoserine dehydrogenase, whose amino-acid sequence is MVKNLNIGVIGVGTVGASVIKILEENKEVICARAGVDIKVKKGVVKNLNKSRSVSIPLSTDIEDIINDKEIDVVVELMGGINEAYEVAKKTLQNKKALVTANKAMLAYHRYELQQIAGNIPIGFEASVCGGIPIIKALKDGLSANHILSLRGILNGTSNYILTQMIQNNQDFCSALQLAQHLGYAEADPSLDINGGDAGHKLLILASLAYGIDAKPQDILIEGIESINGDDIEFANEFGYAIKLLGIAKKQNNEIELRVHPAMIDKNKMIAKVEGVMNGISVIGDRVGETLYYGAGAGGEATASAVISDLIEIARGKSSLMLGFERSPQINLKPKENIQSRYYFRLSVDDKSGVLAQITSILTQNDISISTFLQKEIKQKNIAKILFSTHTTTERAIKNTIAELKKLESIIKEPYIIRIEDE